A stretch of DNA from Ctenopharyngodon idella isolate HZGC_01 chromosome 6, HZGC01, whole genome shotgun sequence:
GTGTCTTTTGGGTtaattaacaacaacaattaattaACAACACTAACTTACtgtagggttagagttaggattagggtttgatTGCATTTAATTGTGCACAGTTTACTGTTATTACCACAGcaagtacatgtaacatatgtaacaaggacactaaagtgttactgtgtTTTGTTGCTAGTCATTCAAATATTGTTCCAAGTGTTTCACTGCAAAAAGTGATTTTCTTACTCAggatttttgtcttgttttcaagtATAGTTTATCAATGGGGCcagaaaaatcaacttaattcaaaagtgaaagtttatttttctttcttctttcttatgttaagcataaactcatttaatttttggtaatgttttcagaaaacTTTTTTCTTGATATATTATGTCATTTTGCATCTcaagtcagttttattttagtgtcattgatATATGATTGGGTCAGTGACATGACGTGTCCAAGTACATTATTTCCTTTATTCTATAAAACCTATTtggtttgaattcatttttagtacgtttaaataatacatattattttatgttttgttatcttAAACTCACGAAATGTCAGGTGGTGCAACTGTCcgaacaaataaacagacaagaaaactatttaaaatggtgacttaataataaaaaattcaaaactgAATTCTATGGCATAGTAAAAATTGTTggtacccttgataaatattATCAAAGacgactgtaaaaataaatctgcattgtttatccttttgatctttttgatctttaattcataaaattagaaaaaatgtAACCTTTCAtcgaaggaaaagaattgaaagtgaggggaaaatcacattatgtaataaatatttttcttcaaaacacgTTGGcaacaattattggcacccttttattcagtactttttgcaacctccttttgccaagataacagctctgagtctttaCCTATAATGCccgatgagtttggagaacacctgacaagagatcagagaccattcctgtTACATGTATGCTCTGTCCTGTGTTTCTTAGTTTGACCTAGTTTTCCCCATTCGGTTTGATTAGTCATTTCTTTCAcctgtgctaaaaaaaaaaaaaaaaatggaaatatgaatggaaatatacttcagagatattttactcctaaaaaattctaggggtgccaataattgtggccaacgtgttttggagaaaaacatttatttcataatgtgatttttttttttccctcactttcaattcttttccttcaatgaaaggttacaTTTTTGCTaactttatgaattaaagatcaaaaggataaacaatgcagatttatttttacagtcatctttgatcatatttatcaagggtcacaacaattgtgtgtgtgtgtgtgtatatatatatacatatacatatatatatatatatatatatatatatatatatatatacacagtagtCAGCAcctgaagtggatcaaaaaagttcatcaaagttgtcctaagaaggtTTTAGATGttgttcaaatgttgactactgtgtgtatatatatatatatatatataattttgttttttttgaacggatttttaaaaaacaacctTTTTGAAGCTTTGTCAATGACCcgattatagtttttattaatattttgaattggatttcatttttatattttctgtttttattttaactttagtaattattattttattttagttttttttttgtttgtttgtttgtttttagagcCTATAAAGTTTGCATTAAGTTTCAgtttttggttttagtttttagttatttcagtaattcaagtCTTTAGAGAAAGCTACTGaatgagaaaatattttttttattaaatatgttagctatgtttttcttcttccagGGAGATTCATCAAGCAACAGTGAACAACATTCACATCTCAgtgttttttgtattattagaTACATTTATTAGAGCCACAAAGAATAAATCTGTTAATTCAAAGGATTGTACCATCCCAGAAACCATCCCAGAAATCTCTATAAAATGATTTTCATGTCAAAGGATTGTAATTGGTCCGTCCTGACCAGATTTGATTGTTTGAAGTGTACTCTCAGTGCATGTGCTTGTTGCTTTATTCTCCTTTAAATGGGGGACAAACCAGTCCATAGAAGTTCTAAGTAGATTtatgtaaaaacattataatctTTTTTAGATAGCTaggtgaatgtgtgtgtgtgtttccatgTCAGTTTCTCATTGCGGCATATGAGAATCTATCACAGACACCACATCAGTATTTCTCTTTGTCATTCTCATGCTGAGATGGTTTTGAGATTGTTCTTGCTCTCATCACAGCGCTTGTGTGCTAGAAACAGTAAAATCCCTCTCTTCCTCTTTTGCTAGCGCGCCTTTCATATCATGATAGAGGTAAGAGCTTCATTCACTCTCCCATCCTGCCATGCCGTTGCTTTAGTTTTCATCGTCTTTCATGAGTTTGTGATGCGGTCGCTGTTTTCTGCATATGgggttcttttttctttctttctagcTCGCATGGATTAATATTTGAGTTGTCCTGCATCAGACGCTGTTTGTCAGAAAaccatgtgtgtttgtgtgtcgaTGCAGGATAGTCTCAGCAGtgatctgtgtgtttgtgtttgttgtctTCAGGATCCTGGACTGACGCCTCCGTCGCCGTTGCTGGGTCAGAAGCCACTGCAGCTGCTGGAGGTGAAGGCTCGTGGACGCTTCGGCTGCGTCTGGAAGGCTCAGCTGCTCAATGAACCCGTGGCGGTGAAAATCTTCCCTGTCCAGGTATCTGAGAGATTTCATGTCATTACTGTTTGCCCATGTTGCCTCTTCAGCTTCAgtaaagaagatattttcaaGGCTTTAACGTTTATAATTAAGCAGTAAGCCAAAAGCAATTTTAAGCAATTTTACCATGGTTTAGGCATGTTTGCTTGCATGCTGTATGTAAGTCAAAACTAGAACGATTCATTATGAATGTGCTCTGAATGTCTTTATGAATAAACCTCCAacccaaaaaaaattaattcagcCTGAAAATACACTTCATTGTACTGGAGActaattttaaacttttatagtttcagtctgttttcaagtgttagtttttaaaatattacaaaaacagATAGAATATTCAGCATTCAAGATATCACTGATAGCGATGATgtcattgtattatttttatactaaatcatacaataatatttttacttttgcaCCAAACTACAGTCACCTTTATGCTGCGAAAACATTTGGGAACAAATCTAGTTGCGTTTATATtaaacagcaacaacagcaatatGAAACACACcagttttcaataaaaaaataaataaaaaaaataattgaattaataataataatcacagtaAATAATTATTGTTGGTGTTAACTTTGAAGTGCCGGTGTTGTGAGAAGTGCCGGTATGCAAGAAAAAGTGAGGCTACGCtacagattaaaatatagaagTGCCGCACCAGCCCACGTCAAgcactgtgtttgtgtgtatattgaCTATTTTACAATGACTTTGAATGTGGATAATTTTGCAAGTGTTTGTTTGTGATCTCTCTCAGAATAAGCAGTCATGGCAGAATGAATATGAGATTTATAGTGTGAGTGGAATGAAGCATGAAAACATCCTTCACTTCATCGGAGCAGAAAAAAGAGGAAGCGGAGTGGATATAGAGCTCTGGCTCATCACAGCGTACCATGAAAAGGTGCataaacatgcacacaaacacacacctgtgaaCATCATCCTGTAAACGTAACAAGAGCGTTTATCATCAGCTACGCTCAGATCATTAGTGTACAGTGCTTACTGCATACTGTATAGTGTATAATCCCTAATATTTAACAAGTGTATGCAACAATAACCGTTTTAAATTTGTTATGAAATGGAAATTGCAATCTTTTCATCACTTTTGTGAAGCATATCTGAATGAAACGTCttctggaatgagaaaaaatgtgaggcgggacttgattttgtccatggggaattgattttgCTCATTTCTGCGACGAGTTGTCGTTGAAAGAggaacttaatatttttgattaaagattacaatgcacatgaatttaaaaaatatatatatattatctgcacagataaatcatttaaaggtgccatatgtaagaattttgcagtaaaatatccaaaaaccactaggccagtgttatatattttgttcacttgagtacttacaatatcccaaatgtttgtaaatcttgagaaaatttTGACCAAGgatccgggacgtgtgaggagttgcctgtcaattgcgtcatacccgcgttaccctcggtttccggttttattttgtagaaaccatggaaacaccatagacactttaatatttacatgttttaatagacaagggagcaactgttttgatatatttataaacagaaaactaattattgttatatagctcaacacgtttagtcttattgtttaaatctaattttcttgattttctgtgagtaccatgctttaccatgcctcagagaaaaacactattttgtcaagtagctaacatagcataatcagatgcagctttatttttagtaacagtaatacagcattttctccatcatacaatacgttttaaaattaattgcatgccatttatcaacacaagccatccagcatttaatatgatattctaaaatcgatctatcttactgcagtgtgcaacagtgtctcacagcagccgccgagcgaacgcacagagtaacgtcataacatcattttcagcaCACTCgaatgtatctaatataataaacagagctgcgttacctcatactcatgaccggaaaagcggaagcagcgccggcaaCTGtggcaaaataaaagttccgctgctcgcggtGTGTGTTGCACAATctctccagcggcctcgttcagctcccacaacactcggtcctgctctgcttcatactacagtaacgttaataatcgcatccatgaacatgatttcttcctgagtccaCCGGCTGGGATGTGAaggaccacatgtcccaagattccgtgctcaaacttgccatcatcaagctacgcctttgttttgaataggcctctagtgacctctagcggacagaaaatcttacatattgcacctttaaacactgaaatacaataaaaaaaagaataatcaaTCTTGATTTCAGGGTGTGTTTAAACAGTAGCATGCTacattactgtcacatgacctcatgcTGCACAATTCACAGAGACTGATTGGAGTGTTGATAATATCGTGTGTATGCGTGTTTGTACTCAGGGCTCGCTGACGGACTTCCTGAAGGCTAATGTTGTGTCCTGGAACGAGCTGTGTCTGATAGCGCAGACGTTTGTGCGTGGCTTGGCGTATTTACATGAGGACATTCCCAACCTGAAGGATGGACACAAGCCTGCCATCGCACACAGGTATGCTCCTCTGATTCAGATCAGGTCATTCTCGTGTGAGGACCTACATCAACAGGCATCTGTATgatataaatgtgtataaaattgtttagaaaatatttaggttcttttaaagggttagttcacgcaaaaataaaatttctgtcattaattactcaccctcatgtcgttcttccgaatacaaattaagatatttttgatgaaatctgagaggtatatgactcgtccatagacagcaatttaaccaacactttcgaggtccagaaaggtactaaagaccttcaaccttaatgttatgaagagacgagaatactaaATAATAGAGAATAATACaagaataacaaaacaaaaataatgactttattcaacaatctcttctcttctgtgtcattctcatacattgtttacgtccagcacttccaggttctacgtcagaatgccgactcattattggccggctcctgcgtctgaatgtaaacaacatatgagaatgacacagaagagaatatattgttgaataaagtaattatttttgttttgtttttgcgcacaaaaagtaatctcttctcttcataacattaaggttgaaccactgcagtcacatgactgttttaacgatgtctttattgcctttctggaccttgaaagtgttgattatattgctgtctatggacgagtcatatacctctaggatttcattaaaaatatcttaatttgtgttctgaagatgaatgaaggtcttacgggtgtgaaacgacatgagggtgagtaattaataacagaaatttaatttttgggtgaactaacccttaaagttaaattattacttttttctacTCATAGTAATGTACTGTTagaggaaatatatatataattatttatatgttCACTTATTTATTGacttgtttattttaatctaaaatttttattaatattaatgttaatcttttttatatttacagtttttacactgtttttctcTAAACTTTTTCATGGACCCCCAGCACTCCCTGGCAGCACCCAGTTAGATGGCATTATGTGTCATTTTGTTGTCCAGGTTACTCATTGCTATTtaatctctttctttctttctctctctctctctctctctctctctctctctctctctctctcagagatATCAAAAGTAAGAATGTGTTATTGAAGAGTGATTTAACCGCCTGTATTGCCGACTTTGGCCTGGCGCTGAAGTTTGAGGCAGGGAAATCTACAGGTGACACACACGGACAGGTGAGAATGATATTTGCATGTgctcaaaaaaaagaaaaaaaggatgaAAATTTTTTGGTGTAAGTAGGTTTTTTTTCACAGCAATGCAATGCAGACCTTCACTGACTCTGTGACTAGTCCTTATTTGTGATTGTTGATAATAATGTTGGTGAAAGTTTCATCAtcagttgttgtttgtttgttttgttaaaggTGGGAACGCGGCGCTACATGGCTCCAGAGGTGTTGGAAGGGGCGATCAGTTTCCAGCGTGATGCTTTTCTCAGAATCGACATGTACGCGGTGGGTCTGGTGCTGTGGGAACTGGCCATGCGATGTACAGCAGCTGACGGTAACAAACATTCATTCAGTCAGAGACTGTCatgagaagtgtgtgtgtgtgtgtgtaaaccggTAATGACTCTTGTGTGTCTCTCAGGTCCCGTGGATGAGTTCTCTCTGCCGTTTGAGGAGGAGGCAGGTCTTCATCCGTCTCTGGAGGACATGCAGGATGTCGTTGTGCATAAGAAACTACGACCGATATTCAGAGAACACTGGCTAAAACATACGgtagagcacacacacacacacacgcacacacacacacacacacacacacacacataaagtacattatattttttaataacattttatcaTAGTATAAAAAGTTTTGACAAAtcttcaattttttttccaccaaCACTTCTCATTTTCCAATTAATACTTTGTgtcaagtaataaaaaaataatacaaatatttactaTCTGACCACAGAAACCGATTAGGACCATGtgactataaaaatatgaaaaaagtttttgtatttgtcagtaaaaggaataaatataaaacatgttagtgttatttttgcattatttatattctattctattatctgttaatatttttaattagcttttatgtttatattttcagtttttcaaattaattttagttttagtaattgcttctctcatttttattagcttttgtgttttttagatatttttatttaggtttaatttattttatttcagttttggtcattttagtacttcaacttaaaaatttgaaatgttgctgaaattttttaaatttttattttaataaaatttatttttcatagaatatttatattttattttatttcagctttatttcaaataatgaaaaataaagaaaaaacaaacaaaaaatttacTAGTTTTAGTTATCAATAAAACACTGACCCTAATGTTAGGAAAAAGTGGTTAGTAGTTATAAAAAGCTACTGGATTTTGAGAAATACAAAGCAAAGCTATACAAAATATGTAAGAAATATTTCACATTCTCTATTTCAAGATGACTAATCAAATATAAGTTAATGAGTGATTTGGTCATTTGACTTTTTATTCAGTTGGTCAGATTTTATTGCTTCCGATCTTATCAGGTTTTGTTCATGTAGCTCCATTTACATGTGAAAATATTCCAAAATGGAAGCATTTTCTGTGCTGTCTCATATGTTTATTGTCCTGTAGGGTCTGGCGATACTCTGTGAGACCATAGAGGAGTGTTGGGATCATGAGGCCGAGGCGCGTCTATCTGCAGGATGCGTGGAGGAACGCATCATCTCAATGCAACGTAACACCAACCTCATCGCCCCCGATGACATCCTCTCTGTCGTCACCATGGTTACCAACCTGGATTTCCCCCCTAAAGAATCCAGCCTATGATGCTGTTCTCTCAGCCAATCGTAACGCAGCCTGTGAAAGACGTGTGGGAGAGAAAGCTGACTACAGTTGACTTGTGACATACAAAACAagtggagagactcaagaaggaACTCAAGACCCAAGGagataaaacacacaaacatctaTGTTTGCACCAAAATGTCTTTTATGCATAAAGGAAAGACTTTTACTGTTTTATAAGAACAGCAACTCATGTGATTTTAGTATAAAAAGGGCAAAACTCTGGACTGCGCTTGCTGTTCGTTTCTGCAGATCATTACAGTCATGCCAATGCGAGACACTTCTGAATGTCTGCCGTTCAGCCGTGAATCACACACATGGATTTTTGGTGAATTAGTGCTGAAATAACCATAAACCTCCCTAAACAGGAATACCTCATTTTGATTTATTGTGCTTTTATCTGAGCAGCTGCTACGAAGGCGAGACGAGTAGCTGTAACACACGGTAGTGTTTCTGCCTTTCACATCTCTGCTTCACTGTCATCGCAGCCTTCACAAAACTCTTTCTGAAGGGGTCGTATCATGAGGAATCGATGCTCGCGTTACTGAATCACAGAAGCCAGGGTCCAATATTAACATCTGCCAATGGTGGATGAATTCGGAAAAATTAACTAGCCAGACATTTTTACCACTCGTTCaactatattttacatttgcgtTAAACAATTTTCCATGTGAGTGACACATCATTGGCAGTGAAACTGCACAGATACATtgttttatattcatattcTTATTTTTGTGAGGAATGGAGAGCTGGAGAGTTCATTTTAACCCAATGCTGCAAAAACGACTCATTCTGCTCTTTCTTTCTGATGTGAACATCAATGTATGAACATGTTTAATAATGCCTATTCAGTGTTTGAAAACTTGGGCCACCCAGTTATGATGTCAAACAGTCTGATCACCAGCAGAAATTATGAGGAGAGTAAAATGTGGTAAAGTGTGTGAAAGCTTGCGCTGTCGTGCTGCAGAGCCTTCAACATTAGAAACGAGCAGGTCATGTTTTTCAACAAAATCCCTGATCATTTCAGACTGATCTGAACAATCTGAGCGACACATTTCTGTGCAGATTGATTTATGAATCTATAGATCTGATGCATCTTCACAAAGAGGCTGTTATTGAAGGATGGAGCAGATAAAAACTAGACTGAACCCACAGCAGACACATTCATTTTACTCATTTCACGTGAAGAGACATTTACATAGAAGACAAAAGTGTAACAGCAAAAAACCTTGACTTTCAATATAAGTGGACCTTCGGGGGAACAAGATAAATGATGATAGGCCAATTTAATGACAGTGTTTGCACGCAATCACATCTTTCAGGGCTGTAAAATCTGTATAACGCCACATTCTCCTGCCGCTGTAAAGCGTCTCTCGTTCATCATCTCTTTCTGAAACACTACAGCAGTATTCAGGGACGCAGGATTCTGCTCACTCACAGCAATTATGCAACCGACATGCAGCAGCAATTGCGACTGTAGCttctatttatttcattaataatgtGACAAACTCTCAGTACTGTGAATACAAATGGAGGTTATTGTTGCCCAGAATGTGTTACCAGACACAACAACTGTTGGGTGAAAAATGGGTTTGTTAAAGACATTTCAGATCAATCTAATTCCCCCAGCAAAACACATGTACAGGATAAGAATAATGTAAATATGATTGTTGGTTTTAAATTATTAGACTAGCATGATGTTGCTCTGTTCTTTTTGGTGTCACTAATCAAAAACCAGTCCTTTATAAAGAAATTATTCCAAAAGATTGTTCTGCTGGGTATTTTATACAACTTCTTATTGTCTTAATGTTTGCAGTACCAAATTCACTGATTATGAATGtgattctctttttttttctctcttttttagtATAAAGAAATTttctttatacttttttttctttaatgaatGATGATGATCTGATGAACTTATTCACcagctttaaataataaataattattgagCCAATTTACTATAATACACATTCTGGGACCAGGAAATTCAGACTAGGAATTTCAGACTAGGAAACTCCTAGTCGTAACTTCCTAGGCAGAGTTTCCTAGTTTCCAATTTCCTTCAGGAATTGGACATGAACACCATCTCAAGTCATATTTGCTACTTGGAAACTCTGGGATAATTTTGATGCCCAAGTTTCCGAGTTGGGCATGTCATAATCTTCAAACATGGAGGAGGGGAGAACGTTTGCTGCTGTGACCGGTGTTCTTTATTACTTTGTCCACAACAGCTACATTGCCTTGTCTTGTTGttaaagtagtgcatatttacaaaTATGAACAATCAATTGAAgcgtattgtatgttttatacacagtgAAAATAGCACTGTATGTAAAATAGCACTGAATAAAACCACATAAACATTCACCACACTATCTAGATAGTCAGCTTGCTGACAATTC
This window harbors:
- the acvr2ab gene encoding activin receptor type-2A isoform X2 encodes the protein MRTGTKLALAIFLVSCSSGAILGRSETQECAFYNASWEKEGTNQSGIESCYGEKDKRRHCFSTWKNRSGTIEMVKQGCWLDDVNCYDSECVERKENPDVFFCCCEGNMCNDKFHYSPETLPTTSNPISPKPDLFPTLLYSLIPVMAVAVILFISFWMYRHLKLTYPPLLVPSQRAFHIMIEDPGLTPPSPLLGQKPLQLLEVKARGRFGCVWKAQLLNEPVAVKIFPVQNKQSWQNEYEIYSVSGMKHENILHFIGAEKRGSGVDIELWLITAYHEKGSLTDFLKANVVSWNELCLIAQTFVRGLAYLHEDIPNLKDGHKPAIAHRDIKSKNVLLKSDLTACIADFGLALKFEAGKSTGDTHGQVGTRRYMAPEVLEGAISFQRDAFLRIDMYAVGLVLWELAMRCTAADGPVDEFSLPFEEEAGLHPSLEDMQDVVVHKKLRPIFREHWLKHTGLAILCETIEECWDHEAEARLSAGCVEERIISMQRNTNLIAPDDILSVVTMVTNLDFPPKESSL
- the acvr2ab gene encoding activin receptor type-2A isoform X1, translated to MRTGTKLALAIFLVSCSSGAILGRSETQECAFYNASWEKEGTNQSGIESCYGEKDKRRHCFSTWKNRSGTIEMVKQGCWLDDVNCYDSSECVERKENPDVFFCCCEGNMCNDKFHYSPETLPTTSNPISPKPDLFPTLLYSLIPVMAVAVILFISFWMYRHLKLTYPPLLVPSQRAFHIMIEDPGLTPPSPLLGQKPLQLLEVKARGRFGCVWKAQLLNEPVAVKIFPVQNKQSWQNEYEIYSVSGMKHENILHFIGAEKRGSGVDIELWLITAYHEKGSLTDFLKANVVSWNELCLIAQTFVRGLAYLHEDIPNLKDGHKPAIAHRDIKSKNVLLKSDLTACIADFGLALKFEAGKSTGDTHGQVGTRRYMAPEVLEGAISFQRDAFLRIDMYAVGLVLWELAMRCTAADGPVDEFSLPFEEEAGLHPSLEDMQDVVVHKKLRPIFREHWLKHTGLAILCETIEECWDHEAEARLSAGCVEERIISMQRNTNLIAPDDILSVVTMVTNLDFPPKESSL
- the acvr2ab gene encoding activin receptor type-2A isoform X3, with protein sequence MRTGTKLALAIFLVSCSSGAILGRSETQECAFYNASWEKEGTNQSGIESCYGEKDKRRHCFSTWKNRSGTIEMVKQGCWLDDVNCYDSSECVERKENPDVFFCCCEGNMCNDKFHYSPETLPTTSNPISPKPDLFPTLLYSLIPVMAVAVILFISFWMYRHLKLTYPPLLVPSQDPGLTPPSPLLGQKPLQLLEVKARGRFGCVWKAQLLNEPVAVKIFPVQNKQSWQNEYEIYSVSGMKHENILHFIGAEKRGSGVDIELWLITAYHEKGSLTDFLKANVVSWNELCLIAQTFVRGLAYLHEDIPNLKDGHKPAIAHRDIKSKNVLLKSDLTACIADFGLALKFEAGKSTGDTHGQVGTRRYMAPEVLEGAISFQRDAFLRIDMYAVGLVLWELAMRCTAADGPVDEFSLPFEEEAGLHPSLEDMQDVVVHKKLRPIFREHWLKHTGLAILCETIEECWDHEAEARLSAGCVEERIISMQRNTNLIAPDDILSVVTMVTNLDFPPKESSL